The following are encoded in a window of Phaseolus vulgaris cultivar G19833 chromosome 3, P. vulgaris v2.0, whole genome shotgun sequence genomic DNA:
- the LOC137839460 gene encoding uncharacterized protein → MSLLNVKQEKGESPRAFMDRFSKVYMGIRNVNPDIAMHHLVSAVLPGRFTESLIKRSPCNMDELRTRATKFMQIEEHIDYHMKTQVEIAEKERERNRGTRPPMTRTNQFRSNRGPRFHHYTPLTVPRGKVLDEALQAELISTLKQAQTPHNADTTKRCQYHRNYDHTTKGYQALKDKIEELVQAGHLCKFVKTRSPQRDTDYSRDK, encoded by the coding sequence ATGTCTCTCCTCAATGTGaaacaagaaaaaggtgaatcCCCGAGAGCCTTTATGGACAGATTCAGCAAAGTCTATATGGGAATTAGGAATGTAAATCCAGACATAGCAATGCATCACTTGGTCTCGGCCGTACTACCAGGTCGATTCACTGAAAGCCTCATAAAACGGTCACCGTGCAACATGGATGAACTGAGGACAAGGGCCACCAAATTCATGCAGATAGAAGAGCACATCGACTATCACATGAAAACACAGGTCGAAATCGccgaaaaagaaagagagagaaatagGGGCACTCGTCCTCCCATGACAAGAACCAACCAATTCCGGTCAAACCGAGGTCCTCGGTTCCACCATTACACCCCTCTGACAGTACCTAGAGGGAAGGTGCTGGACGAAGCTTTACAGGCCGAGCTTATCTCGACACTCAAGCAAGCGCAAACACCACATAATGCAGATACAACCAAACGTTGCCAATATCATCGCAACTATGACCATACGACCAAAGGTTACCAAGCATTAAAGGATAAGATAGAAGAACTCGTCCAAGCAGGACACCTCTGCAAGTTTGTTAAAACAAGGTCACCTCAGCGTGACACTGACTATTCCAGAGACAAATAG